The DNA window TTTATTAGAACCGCCCAGGCAGCGGCCAGGAAGAGGGTCACAACCGCACCAAAAAAGACGGCGGTATGGGAGGGATTCCCGATGAAGGCGCTCAGGTCAACCTTATCGAACCCGGCCTTCAGCAGAACCACAGCCTGATAGCCGAGGGTGTAGCGTTCTGGATTTTTAACGTAGGGAATCTGGGGCAGGAGGAACTGAAGGAGGAACACAACCCCGAAGGTGGCCAGCGAGGCGTAGAGCGGGCGCGTTATGATGACCGAAATCACCATGGCCAGTGCCCCGAGGGCGGCCAGAACGAGGAGCGTCGCCCCCAGTGCAAGGAGAAAGTCGGGCAGGCCCTTCCAGAGACCGTTCGCGCCGGTGCTGTAAACGACCGGGTTGTAAAGCCAGATGACGGTGTAGGGAACCCCGAAGAGAACCGCGAGGGCACCGAGTCCAGCGAGGAACTTGGCTGCGACAACCTCGCTGAGCCTCACCGGCCTTGCAAGCAGCACCCTTATCGTCCCCCTGTCTATCTCGCCCGCGAGGAGGTCGCTCATGAGGATTATCGCGATGAGCTGGCCGATTATGCCGAGCCAGTAGTTGGGGACCAGGTCGAGCATGAGTGCCTGAAACGACTTGAGCATGGCATCAACACCGGTTCCTGAGGCATTCGGGCTGAGGAGGTAGATGAACGCGGGAGAGAACGTGACGAGGAAGAGAACCTTAAGCTTCCTTGAGCGAACTAACCTCCTGAACTCACTCTCAAAGACCACCCAAAGGGCGCTCTGGAAGGGCCTCACGCCTTCATCGCTCATTCCTTCCACCCCACGTTGAAGCGCTTCATCAGGATTCTCTCCAGCGGGCTCGTATGGGACTTGAAGAGCTTGAGGGCGAGTCCCTCCTCGGCCAGAAAGGCGGGCAGCTCAACGAAGACCCGCTCCACGAACCTCTCGTCGAGCTTCACCCTGAGGATTCCCTCTTCCTCCCAGGCTTCCCTTACGTA is part of the Thermococcus sp. 21S7 genome and encodes:
- a CDS encoding ABC transporter permease, whose translation is MSDEGVRPFQSALWVVFESEFRRLVRSRKLKVLFLVTFSPAFIYLLSPNASGTGVDAMLKSFQALMLDLVPNYWLGIIGQLIAIILMSDLLAGEIDRGTIRVLLARPVRLSEVVAAKFLAGLGALAVLFGVPYTVIWLYNPVVYSTGANGLWKGLPDFLLALGATLLVLAALGALAMVISVIITRPLYASLATFGVVFLLQFLLPQIPYVKNPERYTLGYQAVVLLKAGFDKVDLSAFIGNPSHTAVFFGAVVTLFLAAAWAVLINRDFPD